Proteins encoded in a region of the Rhodococcus sp. SBT000017 genome:
- a CDS encoding sigma factor, translating into MNNERGRLIGIAYRMLGSYSDAEDAASEALVRWYRLTDAERDAVDVPAAWLTRVVGRICLDMLGSARVRRENYVGQWLREPVRGLDPESSAAADPADRVAQQESVTLALLVVLESLGPAQRVAFVLHDAFAVPFDEIATVLDRSPAACRQLASAARTHVHSRHRSIADPIEHDRVVRAFASASAGGDIASLVSVLARRHLGQRRRRPRIRGPQCRPRIRSSRSLRPRHHCQVHRPRVVDRTRQRPVGHRHPARRRGVRSHRVRRHRVRHRRRRGLQHLDRAESGQTPALGLTPAIHSARLRRQRVEGRTARSASSLENQVDTR; encoded by the coding sequence ATGAACAACGAACGCGGTCGGCTGATCGGTATCGCCTACCGCATGCTCGGTTCCTACAGCGACGCCGAAGACGCCGCATCCGAGGCTCTCGTTCGCTGGTACCGACTCACCGACGCCGAACGTGACGCTGTCGACGTCCCTGCTGCGTGGCTCACCCGAGTGGTGGGCCGCATCTGCCTCGACATGCTCGGATCCGCTCGCGTTCGCCGCGAGAACTACGTCGGGCAGTGGCTGCGGGAACCCGTCCGCGGACTCGACCCCGAGAGTTCGGCCGCCGCCGACCCCGCCGACCGAGTTGCGCAACAGGAATCGGTGACGCTGGCACTGCTCGTCGTACTCGAATCGCTCGGTCCGGCGCAGCGAGTCGCCTTCGTACTGCACGACGCGTTCGCTGTGCCGTTCGACGAGATCGCGACCGTTCTCGATCGATCTCCTGCTGCGTGCCGCCAACTCGCCTCTGCCGCACGAACTCACGTCCATTCTCGTCACCGCTCCATCGCCGACCCCATCGAGCACGACCGCGTCGTGCGGGCGTTCGCCTCGGCCTCCGCAGGCGGGGACATCGCATCCCTCGTCTCGGTGCTCGCCCGACGTCACCTTGGTCAGCGACGGCGGCGGCCACGTATCCGCGGCCCGCAATGCCGTCCTCGGATCCGATCGAGTCGCTCGCTTCGTCCGCGGCATCACTGCCAAGTCCACCGACCTCGAGTGGTCGATAGAACCCGTCAACGGCCTGTCGGGCATCGTCATCCGGCGCGACGGCGCGGTGTTCGGAGTCATCGGGTTCGACGTCATCGGGTTCGACACCGCCGACGGCGCGGTCTCCAGCATCTGGATCGTGCTGAATCCGGACAAACTCCGGCACTGGGTCTGACACCAGCCATACATTCGGCACGGCTGCGTCGTCAGAGAGTGGAGGGCCGCACAGCGCGGTCCGCATCATCTCTCGAGAATCAGGTGGATACGCGATGA
- a CDS encoding SDR family oxidoreductase has protein sequence MKLAVAGGTGTVGMHVVEVARERGHEVVVLSRSAGVDLVTGSGLSDALSGVDAVVDVASTQTISAKESTAFFAAVTRNLLTEESAAGVGHHLALSIVGVDAAPHGYYAGKVKQESLVRAGAVPWTILRATQFHEFAAQIRSQTSFGPLTIIPRMVSQPIAAREVAERLVDLAEGPPAGRVADLGGPREERMAEMVRGYARAIGARGLVLEVPIPGAYGRAMRDGTLVITNDSDHGSQTFDQWSAAQAR, from the coding sequence ATGAAGCTAGCCGTAGCCGGTGGAACCGGAACCGTCGGAATGCACGTGGTCGAGGTTGCGCGAGAACGTGGACACGAGGTGGTCGTACTGTCGCGATCTGCCGGTGTGGATCTCGTCACCGGGTCAGGACTGTCCGACGCCCTGTCCGGCGTCGACGCGGTGGTCGACGTCGCATCGACGCAGACGATCTCGGCGAAAGAATCGACGGCGTTCTTCGCTGCCGTCACCCGCAATCTGCTCACGGAGGAGAGCGCCGCCGGAGTCGGTCATCATCTCGCGTTGTCGATCGTGGGGGTAGACGCGGCACCGCACGGCTACTACGCCGGAAAGGTGAAGCAGGAGAGCCTCGTTCGTGCCGGAGCAGTACCCTGGACGATTCTTCGAGCAACCCAGTTCCACGAGTTCGCCGCGCAGATCCGCTCGCAGACCTCGTTCGGTCCACTGACAATCATCCCCAGGATGGTCTCGCAACCGATCGCCGCCCGCGAGGTCGCCGAGCGACTGGTCGACCTTGCGGAGGGTCCACCGGCAGGGCGAGTCGCCGATCTCGGTGGACCACGTGAAGAGCGCATGGCCGAGATGGTGCGTGGTTATGCACGAGCAATCGGTGCTCGCGGTCTGGTACTCGAGGTCCCGATTCCCGGCGCATACGGTCGCGCGATGCGAGACGGAACTCTGGTCATCACAAACGATTCGGATCACGGTTCACAGACCTTCGATCAGTGGTCGGCCGCCCAGGCACGCTGA
- a CDS encoding YciI family protein: MPIFVVEYTYTPETSSGRDDHRTDHRAWLRELERRKILRSSSPLADHSGATMIVEGTDKASVERMFAHDPFALAHLIDRVRIEERVTGT, encoded by the coding sequence ATGCCGATATTCGTCGTCGAATACACCTACACCCCCGAAACATCCTCGGGCCGTGACGATCACCGAACCGATCACCGCGCATGGCTGCGTGAACTCGAGCGTCGCAAGATTCTCCGATCGTCGAGCCCACTCGCCGATCACAGTGGTGCCACGATGATCGTCGAAGGCACCGACAAGGCAAGTGTGGAGCGGATGTTCGCACACGACCCGTTCGCCCTGGCCCATCTGATAGATCGCGTTCGGATCGAAGAGCGGGTGACAGGCACGTAG
- a CDS encoding MFS transporter, with translation MNSRTVFAVVTVVLFGLGLRLLFGSTSALTSDIAAFYSADSVSMALLTTGPVIVLGVCAAAAGFVLRRARVTHVLVGCLILIAVGTAVRAVPSWPVLVAGALVAAAGIAVANVLGPVLVRVIVQEWSPQERPDGQEWSPQERPDGQEWSPQERPDGQEWSPQERPDGQEWSPQGRSENPAVSARRLGLLTGVLTAVISASAGVASGVSVPLAEALDGGWRWVLGLWAVPVAIAALCMALLSRMFARAGPTAVSGAVESQGGSAVLRSPVAWAVTAFMGVQSLMAYSMIAWLPTIYRDRGVDAAAAGLLLTALSLSSVVTALTVPSVATRLPRQSVLAVAVVLPTVAGLAGVLSSADSWALLWAVLLGLGQGGQLSLAMTLMNLRAATARDAASLSSMAQTVGYVLAACGPLVCGAVHSVTQRWEPSVLFLLVMTAPMAVAGAVAGRRAFYGVDVRQETGVRGS, from the coding sequence ATGAATTCCCGAACCGTGTTCGCTGTGGTCACCGTCGTGTTGTTCGGTCTCGGTCTGCGTCTGTTGTTCGGCAGTACCTCTGCTCTCACCTCGGATATTGCAGCGTTCTACTCTGCCGACTCCGTCTCGATGGCGCTGCTGACGACGGGGCCGGTGATCGTCCTCGGCGTGTGCGCGGCTGCTGCAGGCTTTGTGCTGCGTCGCGCGCGGGTGACCCACGTGCTCGTCGGATGCTTGATTCTCATCGCTGTGGGCACCGCGGTGCGCGCAGTGCCGTCCTGGCCGGTGCTGGTGGCGGGAGCCCTCGTGGCGGCTGCGGGTATTGCGGTGGCGAATGTGTTGGGTCCGGTTCTGGTACGTGTGATCGTGCAGGAGTGGAGCCCGCAGGAACGACCCGATGGGCAGGAGTGGAGCCCGCAGGAACGACCCGATGGGCAGGAGTGGAGCCCGCAGGAACGACCCGATGGGCAGGAGTGGAGCCCGCAGGAACGACCCGATGGGCAGGAGTGGAGCCCGCAGGGACGATCGGAGAATCCGGCGGTGTCGGCTCGGCGGCTGGGGTTGTTGACCGGTGTGTTGACTGCCGTGATCAGTGCCAGTGCGGGTGTTGCGTCGGGGGTCTCCGTTCCGTTGGCGGAGGCGCTCGACGGCGGTTGGCGGTGGGTGCTCGGGCTGTGGGCGGTCCCGGTGGCTATTGCGGCGCTGTGTATGGCGCTGCTGTCCCGGATGTTCGCGAGGGCGGGGCCGACGGCAGTGTCCGGTGCCGTGGAATCGCAGGGCGGTTCGGCCGTGCTGCGCTCCCCCGTCGCGTGGGCGGTGACGGCGTTCATGGGTGTGCAGTCACTCATGGCGTACTCGATGATCGCGTGGCTGCCCACGATCTACCGGGATCGTGGAGTGGACGCCGCCGCGGCCGGGCTACTGTTGACGGCTCTGTCCCTCAGCAGTGTCGTGACGGCGCTGACGGTGCCCAGCGTGGCCACCAGGTTGCCGAGACAAAGCGTTCTGGCCGTTGCGGTGGTGTTGCCCACCGTTGCGGGCTTGGCGGGGGTGTTGTCGTCTGCAGATTCCTGGGCGCTGCTGTGGGCCGTGTTGCTCGGACTCGGCCAAGGCGGGCAGTTGTCCCTGGCGATGACGCTGATGAATCTGCGGGCCGCGACGGCACGTGATGCTGCGTCGTTGAGTTCGATGGCACAGACGGTCGGCTACGTGCTGGCAGCCTGCGGCCCGTTGGTGTGCGGCGCTGTGCATTCGGTGACGCAGCGGTGGGAACCGTCGGTGCTCTTCCTTCTCGTGATGACGGCTCCGATGGCAGTCGCGGGTGCGGTGGCCGGACGCCGCGCGTTCTACGGCGTCGACGTCCGGCAGGAGACCGGTGTCAGAGGCTCTTGA